A single window of Methylomarinum sp. Ch1-1 DNA harbors:
- a CDS encoding protein YgfX, which translates to MNKKPNPVQIFAIEHSQRLNGLILSTHLLAAAGCWLNSLALSNRLILLVFLLSSLFIQLWRYNKKQIVSLKYSEHGGWELVLINDLCIPVEFEATSVLTVWMMLLSCKIGRQKKIIVVFSDALSDKDYRTMLATLKTSG; encoded by the coding sequence GTGAATAAAAAACCGAATCCTGTGCAAATCTTCGCCATAGAACATTCGCAGCGGCTGAATGGGCTGATCCTGTCGACTCATCTGCTCGCCGCGGCCGGTTGTTGGCTGAATAGCTTAGCGTTGAGTAATCGATTAATTTTACTTGTGTTTTTGCTAAGCAGTTTATTTATTCAACTATGGCGTTATAATAAAAAACAGATTGTATCTTTAAAATATTCCGAGCACGGCGGCTGGGAATTAGTGTTAATAAATGATCTTTGCATCCCGGTCGAGTTTGAGGCGACATCTGTTTTAACCGTTTGGATGATGTTGTTGAGCTGTAAGATTGGTCGACAAAAAAAGATTATTGTTGTCTTTAGCGATGCGTTATCCGATAAAGACTATCGAACAATGCTGGCGACCCTTAAAACTTCGGGGTAG